Proteins co-encoded in one Candidatus Poribacteria bacterium genomic window:
- a CDS encoding PQQ-binding-like beta-propeller repeat protein: protein MKQPININRFVWTFTVKNVLFLLLFIGQATFADWATFRGNPQLTGVTNAELSENPQLLWTFQAGDMIESTATVVDGTVYVGALNGFLYAIDAQTGEKRWMYQATGAIKASPSIHNGVIYLGDSEGIFHAIDISTQETKWQFRTEGEIISSANFTGDRVLFGSYDGFLYCLNRENGELIWKFETEGYVHGTPGIWTQSASESDNAQRFAIVTGCDSYLRVLNINDGTQVQQVDLGAYVGASPAISQNRIYCGTYGAEILAVNLDIGEIAWRYRHPKRRFPFFASAALTEDMVIIGGRDKIVHALSSETGESLWTYTTKSRIESSAVVVGKRVFLGTTRGTFIALDVSTGESVWEFATGSSIVASPSVADGKIYIGSEDGILYCFE from the coding sequence ATGAAGCAGCCTATTAATATAAACCGTTTTGTATGGACATTTACCGTAAAAAACGTCCTATTTCTACTGCTCTTTATTGGACAAGCAACTTTTGCTGATTGGGCAACTTTTCGCGGGAATCCGCAGCTTACGGGTGTTACCAACGCTGAACTTTCCGAAAACCCGCAACTGCTTTGGACTTTTCAGGCAGGAGATATGATTGAGTCAACCGCTACAGTCGTTGATGGCACCGTGTACGTTGGTGCGTTAAACGGCTTTCTCTACGCGATTGATGCACAAACGGGTGAAAAAAGATGGATGTACCAAGCAACCGGTGCTATTAAAGCATCTCCATCTATCCATAACGGTGTAATCTACCTCGGGGACAGCGAAGGTATCTTCCATGCAATAGATATTAGCACCCAAGAAACGAAATGGCAGTTTAGGACGGAAGGTGAAATCATATCATCAGCCAATTTTACCGGAGACCGTGTGTTATTCGGTTCGTATGATGGATTTCTCTACTGCCTCAACCGAGAAAACGGGGAACTCATCTGGAAATTTGAGACCGAGGGGTATGTCCACGGCACACCTGGGATTTGGACCCAGTCCGCAAGTGAATCTGATAACGCGCAGCGTTTCGCCATTGTTACTGGATGCGATAGTTACCTTCGCGTTCTTAACATCAATGATGGCACACAGGTACAGCAAGTTGACCTCGGCGCGTATGTCGGTGCCAGCCCTGCGATTTCGCAAAATCGTATCTATTGCGGCACGTACGGTGCTGAAATATTAGCAGTCAACTTAGATATTGGAGAGATTGCCTGGCGGTATCGCCACCCGAAACGGAGATTTCCGTTTTTCGCTTCAGCTGCCCTGACTGAAGATATGGTAATCATCGGAGGACGGGATAAAATAGTGCACGCGCTTTCGTCTGAGACAGGAGAATCGTTATGGACCTATACAACCAAATCCCGTATTGAGTCATCGGCTGTTGTTGTCGGCAAACGTGTCTTTCTTGGGACGACCCGCGGGACGTTCATCGCTTTAGATGTGTCCACAGGAGAATCGGTGTGGGAATTCGCAACGGGTTCATCAATTGTCGCTTCACCGAGTGTAGCCGATGGCAAGATTTACATTGGGAGCGAAGATGGAATCCTCTACTGTTTTGAATAA
- a CDS encoding glycosyl hydrolase: MQINDSLHITDLKPQIEKLFECSGQKILAIEDTWPSEKGTPVFTVAGIYTTRGWTEWTQGFQFGSAILQFDATGDEQFLEIGRRNTIEKMAPHVTHIGVHDHGFNNVSTYGNLRRLMREGVIPWNDSEMDFYELALKASAAVQASRWTQIKDGSGYIASFNGPHSLFSDTIRSLRALALGHTLGAVLMGEGDVAISLMERLLQHSQTTAAYNVYYGEGRDAFDLRGRVVHESIFNTNDGNYRCPSTQQGYSPFTTWTRGLAWIITGYAEQLEFFDTLSEDELEPYGGYALATAHMRKAAEATADFYIENTAQDGIPYWDTGAPGLSGLGDYLAVPANPYNDLEPVDSSAAAIAAQGLIRLGNYLKKHGEPDAGNAYYQAGLTVAQTLFAEPYLSESDTHQGLLLHSVYHRPNGWDYVPEGRKIPCGEASMWGDYHARELAVLLWREINDKPYLTFF; encoded by the coding sequence ATGCAGATAAATGATTCATTGCACATCACCGACCTGAAACCTCAAATTGAGAAACTTTTTGAATGCTCAGGTCAAAAGATTTTAGCCATTGAGGACACGTGGCCCTCTGAAAAAGGCACACCGGTCTTCACCGTTGCTGGCATCTATACAACACGCGGTTGGACGGAGTGGACACAGGGTTTCCAATTCGGTTCCGCTATCCTCCAATTCGATGCCACCGGTGATGAGCAGTTCCTTGAAATCGGCAGACGGAATACGATTGAAAAGATGGCACCGCACGTCACACATATCGGTGTGCATGACCATGGGTTCAACAACGTCTCGACTTACGGAAACCTCCGCCGACTGATGCGAGAGGGTGTGATTCCGTGGAACGATAGCGAGATGGATTTTTACGAACTTGCATTAAAAGCCTCCGCCGCTGTGCAAGCGAGTCGCTGGACCCAGATAAAAGATGGGAGCGGGTATATCGCTTCTTTCAACGGACCGCATTCGCTCTTTTCGGACACAATCCGTTCCCTGCGTGCTTTAGCACTCGGACATACGCTTGGCGCGGTACTCATGGGTGAAGGCGATGTCGCTATTAGCCTGATGGAACGTCTCCTCCAGCACTCCCAGACAACGGCAGCCTATAATGTCTACTATGGCGAAGGACGTGATGCGTTTGATTTACGTGGACGGGTTGTGCATGAATCTATCTTCAACACCAACGACGGAAACTATCGCTGTCCGAGTACGCAGCAGGGATATTCACCCTTTACGACATGGACACGCGGGTTGGCATGGATTATTACAGGTTATGCTGAGCAACTCGAATTCTTTGACACACTCTCTGAAGACGAACTCGAACCCTACGGGGGATACGCGCTGGCAACAGCACACATGCGCAAGGCTGCAGAAGCCACTGCAGATTTCTATATTGAAAACACTGCTCAAGATGGGATTCCGTATTGGGATACGGGTGCCCCGGGTTTATCGGGACTTGGTGATTATTTGGCTGTGCCTGCGAATCCGTACAATGATCTTGAACCCGTGGATAGTTCCGCCGCAGCCATCGCGGCACAAGGGTTAATCCGACTCGGCAATTACCTCAAAAAACACGGTGAACCAGACGCAGGAAACGCCTACTATCAAGCCGGTCTAACGGTCGCCCAAACGCTCTTCGCTGAACCATATCTGTCTGAATCTGATACACATCAGGGATTGTTGTTACATTCGGTGTACCACCGTCCGAACGGCTGGGACTATGTGCCGGAAGGTCGGAAGATTCCGTGTGGAGAGGCTTCGATGTGGGGCGATTACCACGCGCGTGAACTCGCAGTGCTGCTATGGCGAGAGATAAATGATAAGCCGTATTTGACGTTTTTCTAA
- a CDS encoding iron-containing alcohol dehydrogenase — protein MQDFDSELTQRVIFGENSIEKLGELTRDLGGSRVFIATDRGIEKAGILARAISALQSERIAAYVFADVSPNPTTEDVENAVVAAKADAPIDLIIGLGGGSSMDCAKGANFLLTNGGKMEDYWGTNRAIHPMLPSIGIPTTIGTGSEAQSFALIAQQETHIKMACGDRKAKFGTVILDATLTETLPRSVAAITGIDAIAHALESFVSTRRNPMSQMFAQHAWQLLDVNFEAALKSKDTTARSNMLFGAYLAGLAIENSMLGAAHACANPLTARYGITHGVAVALMLPYVIRFNSPFAEESYRQLHSDGDLADRIVELKEIGNLPNTLRECSVEYTIGTVDIPTLSKEASIQWTAQFNPRPLNEQDFTKLYEAAY, from the coding sequence ATGCAAGATTTTGATTCTGAACTCACGCAACGGGTTATATTTGGCGAAAATAGTATTGAGAAATTAGGCGAGTTAACTCGAGACCTCGGAGGTAGCCGTGTTTTCATAGCAACTGATCGTGGTATCGAAAAGGCAGGTATCCTCGCGAGAGCAATATCGGCGTTGCAAAGCGAACGGATCGCTGCTTACGTTTTCGCCGATGTTTCGCCTAATCCGACGACGGAAGATGTCGAAAATGCCGTTGTGGCCGCGAAAGCCGATGCACCGATAGACTTGATTATTGGACTCGGCGGCGGTAGCTCAATGGATTGTGCCAAAGGCGCAAACTTTCTACTAACCAACGGCGGTAAAATGGAGGACTACTGGGGCACCAATAGGGCGATACACCCGATGCTTCCGTCCATTGGTATCCCGACGACCATCGGTACCGGCAGTGAAGCCCAATCTTTTGCGCTCATCGCGCAGCAAGAGACACATATCAAGATGGCGTGTGGCGACAGAAAGGCAAAATTCGGGACCGTCATTCTGGACGCTACACTCACTGAAACGCTGCCGAGATCGGTCGCAGCAATAACGGGTATAGACGCAATTGCGCATGCGCTCGAAAGTTTCGTCTCAACCAGACGGAATCCGATGTCCCAGATGTTCGCACAACACGCGTGGCAGTTGTTAGATGTGAACTTTGAAGCAGCCCTCAAATCAAAGGACACTACAGCGCGAAGCAATATGTTATTCGGTGCTTACCTCGCCGGGCTTGCAATCGAAAATTCAATGTTAGGTGCTGCGCATGCCTGTGCCAATCCGTTGACTGCAAGATACGGTATCACCCACGGCGTTGCTGTTGCGCTGATGCTACCATACGTTATTCGATTCAACAGTCCCTTTGCTGAAGAATCTTACCGTCAACTACATTCTGATGGAGATTTAGCGGATAGGATTGTTGAACTAAAAGAAATTGGTAATTTGCCGAACACACTAAGGGAATGCAGTGTCGAATACACTATAGGAACAGTGGACATCCCCACATTATCAAAAGAAGCCTCAATACAATGGACAGCACAATTTAATCCACGTCCGCTGAACGAACAAGATTTTACAAAACTCTATGAAGCAGCCTATTAA
- a CDS encoding phenylacetate--CoA ligase family protein, with protein sequence MDTSTQLQRFREMLAPVLETNAFYRRKLTEVGITRPNDVQTLSDYQHLPFTTKEELSADQVSYPPYGTNLTFPLEQYTCLHRTSGTTGSPLRWLDTAESWDWWGKCWREIYDAAGVTFADRLMPAFSFGPFIGFWSAYHGAQQLGALIIANGGFTSEQRIRAILSNEVTVLISTPTYALRLAEVAAQEGVNLSEESSVRVTIHAGEPGASLPATKQRIENAWGAKAYDHAGATEVGAWGVMCEPQAGVHLNENEFICEVLDPETGNPTDAGELVITNLGRIGMPVIRYRTGDYVKLKSAPCECGRESRVLDGGVTGRLDDALIIRGLNVYPATIENIILKFPEVQEFAVRAYGTETLDELEIQIESTNPNPTDTVNAVTTAIRDALGLRAVVQSVPLGTLPRYELKSKRFTDQRKMD encoded by the coding sequence ATGGATACAAGCACACAATTACAACGCTTTCGCGAGATGCTCGCTCCAGTGTTAGAGACAAACGCTTTTTATCGACGAAAACTTACCGAAGTCGGGATTACACGTCCAAACGATGTGCAGACCCTGAGCGATTATCAGCACCTGCCTTTCACTACAAAGGAAGAACTCAGTGCAGACCAAGTATCATATCCCCCTTACGGTACAAATCTCACCTTTCCACTGGAACAGTACACCTGTCTGCACCGCACATCAGGAACAACCGGTTCACCTTTACGATGGTTAGATACAGCAGAATCGTGGGACTGGTGGGGTAAATGTTGGCGAGAAATTTACGACGCAGCAGGCGTGACATTCGCAGATCGGCTCATGCCCGCTTTTTCGTTTGGTCCTTTTATCGGCTTTTGGAGTGCATACCACGGTGCACAACAACTCGGTGCGCTCATAATCGCGAACGGCGGCTTTACCTCTGAGCAACGCATTCGCGCTATTCTGAGCAATGAAGTAACTGTGCTAATCTCCACACCGACTTACGCACTACGGCTTGCCGAAGTCGCAGCACAAGAAGGTGTTAATCTCAGTGAAGAATCTTCGGTCCGAGTGACCATCCATGCGGGTGAACCCGGAGCCAGCTTACCTGCAACAAAACAAAGGATTGAAAATGCTTGGGGTGCGAAGGCTTATGACCACGCTGGCGCGACGGAGGTCGGTGCGTGGGGAGTTATGTGCGAACCACAGGCGGGTGTCCATCTCAACGAAAACGAATTTATTTGTGAAGTGCTTGATCCAGAGACCGGCAATCCAACAGACGCGGGAGAATTAGTCATCACCAATTTAGGGCGCATTGGCATGCCGGTCATCCGTTATAGGACAGGAGACTACGTTAAACTCAAGTCAGCACCGTGTGAATGTGGGAGAGAGAGTCGTGTCCTTGATGGCGGTGTTACCGGTAGACTCGATGATGCCCTAATCATTCGCGGTTTGAACGTGTATCCCGCCACTATTGAAAACATTATCCTCAAGTTTCCAGAGGTCCAAGAATTCGCTGTCCGTGCTTACGGTACAGAGACGCTTGACGAACTCGAAATTCAGATTGAGTCCACAAATCCAAATCCGACCGATACTGTCAATGCTGTGACAACAGCTATCCGAGATGCTTTAGGTCTGCGAGCTGTCGTTCAATCGGTGCCACTTGGAACACTACCGAGATATGAACTGAAGTCCAAGCGATTTACCGATCAACGAAAAATGGACTGA
- a CDS encoding DUF86 domain-containing protein, which yields MSNRTDKDFLYDIQEAMRRIKTYTHEITYEEFLSDTRTQDAVIRNIEIIGEATKKLSVGLRNRYPSVPWKEIARTRDRLIHHYFGVDSDNFQFNNNLPLISNFSNKFTPVSMNFSIPTPRVKVAASYHA from the coding sequence ATGTCTAATAGGACAGATAAAGATTTTCTATATGATATTCAGGAAGCGATGCGCCGTATAAAGACTTATACGCATGAGATCACGTACGAAGAATTTCTTTCGGATACACGGACACAGGATGCTGTTATCCGTAATATAGAAATTATTGGCGAGGCAACTAAAAAACTATCTGTTGGACTCCGGAACCGATATCCAAGTGTTCCTTGGAAAGAAATTGCCCGCACACGGGATAGGCTCATTCACCACTACTTTGGTGTGGATTCCGACAACTTCCAATTCAATAACAACCTCCCGCTCATCTCTAATTTTTCCAATAAATTTACGCCTGTTTCTATGAATTTCTCTATTCCCACGCCTCGCGTAAAAGTCGCAGCCAGTTACCATGCATGA
- a CDS encoding membrane dipeptidase: protein MLIIDAHLDLSMNALQGNRDLLSSAYTIRTQEARVSGNQGTVALPEMRQGRIALSFVTLFARSTGRPSPHSDYATPAQSYGIAQGQLAYYRALEAIGYVRIITNTENLDRHIEAWQRWESTAIGDANDYDNTPALGFVISMEGADPILTPTQLEEWADAGLRLLGLTHYGPGRYAGGTGTEIGLTELGRPLLAEMERLGVVLDLTHCSDQAFWQALEHYNGLVLASHNNCRELVPHQRQFSDEQLRAIFERDGVIGAAFDAWMLQPGWVTGETSNVKVTLNSVVDHIDYVCQLAGNNRHAAIGTDLDGGYGREQSPSDLDTIADLQKIPALLSARGYSDDDIAAIMHGNWLRLLREAWA from the coding sequence ATGCTTATTATTGATGCTCATCTTGATTTGTCAATGAATGCGTTACAAGGCAACCGGGACTTGCTAAGTTCGGCGTATACAATTCGCACTCAAGAAGCGCGTGTGTCCGGGAACCAAGGCACTGTCGCGCTCCCAGAGATGCGTCAAGGACGAATTGCCTTGAGTTTTGTCACGCTCTTTGCCCGTTCTACTGGTAGACCTTCCCCTCATTCTGATTATGCTACGCCTGCCCAATCCTACGGTATCGCACAAGGACAACTCGCTTATTACCGTGCCTTAGAAGCAATCGGATACGTCCGTATCATCACGAACACGGAAAACTTGGATAGACACATCGAGGCTTGGCAGAGATGGGAAAGTACAGCGATAGGCGACGCAAACGATTACGATAACACACCCGCGCTGGGGTTTGTGATTAGCATGGAAGGTGCTGACCCGATCTTGACCCCGACGCAATTAGAGGAATGGGCTGATGCTGGGTTACGACTGCTCGGATTGACACACTACGGCCCGGGACGTTACGCTGGTGGCACAGGCACAGAAATTGGACTCACCGAACTCGGCCGCCCGTTGCTCGCTGAAATGGAACGTTTAGGCGTTGTGCTCGATCTTACCCACTGCTCCGATCAGGCGTTCTGGCAAGCGTTGGAACACTACAATGGATTGGTCCTCGCCAGTCATAACAACTGCCGCGAACTGGTTCCACATCAACGGCAATTCAGCGATGAACAATTACGTGCGATTTTTGAACGAGATGGCGTTATCGGTGCTGCATTTGATGCGTGGATGCTCCAACCGGGTTGGGTTACGGGTGAAACTTCAAATGTCAAAGTTACCTTGAACAGCGTCGTTGACCATATCGATTATGTCTGTCAACTCGCTGGTAACAACCGGCACGCTGCTATCGGTACAGACTTAGACGGTGGCTACGGGCGTGAACAGTCTCCGAGCGATTTGGATACTATCGCTGACCTACAAAAGATACCGGCGTTGCTGTCTGCACGTGGTTATAGCGATGACGATATTGCGGCTATCATGCACGGTAACTGGCTGCGACTTTTACGCGAGGCGTGGGCTTAG
- a CDS encoding GTP-binding protein — MIEKKEYTHNRLPICTLGADGHGKTTLTAAMAEVISRIGAIHTDGDTDFEAQSPIHHPIREGVGITYRTIAYETSGKFYTQIDCEMSSDIVKMLISGSPRIQGAIWVVNAVEGVTADSDAHLRLANQLPLPKVLPFLNTGGVPEDDEIVDICKQEMHELLNAYGDGKSTTPIIVGDAQKALDYKGNRITSSQWQPIVDLIVAMNSVMPAPVNIQRLPLIMPIYEITDETKESVSVRGEIIQGQLAVGQAVDIVGKGDRIKTRVVGIKEREVSVESEPDWLSVGQVLCTPKTVKSHAEFTALIYLLTFEESGTHIPLIENDRPDIYLWGVDMPAHLHLPPELALVTSGTYAHVTLVLDLPLVMEIGTRFEVKKMGVRIGFGVVTSVT, encoded by the coding sequence ATGATAGAAAAAAAAGAATATACACATAATAGACTACCTATCTGTACCCTCGGTGCAGATGGACACGGTAAAACAACGTTAACCGCGGCGATGGCGGAGGTCATCTCAAGAATCGGCGCAATTCATACGGACGGAGACACCGATTTTGAAGCACAATCCCCGATTCATCATCCCATTCGAGAAGGCGTTGGTATTACCTACCGTACGATTGCCTATGAAACCAGTGGCAAATTTTATACCCAAATCGACTGCGAGATGTCCTCAGATATCGTTAAAATGTTGATTAGTGGTTCACCGAGAATTCAGGGCGCGATTTGGGTGGTGAATGCTGTCGAGGGTGTTACAGCGGACTCCGATGCACATCTCCGACTCGCTAATCAGCTGCCTCTTCCAAAGGTATTGCCCTTTCTTAATACAGGGGGTGTTCCAGAAGATGATGAAATCGTAGACATCTGCAAACAAGAAATGCACGAACTCCTGAACGCGTATGGAGATGGAAAAAGTACGACACCAATAATCGTCGGTGACGCGCAAAAGGCGTTAGACTACAAAGGGAACCGGATTACCTCTTCCCAATGGCAGCCGATTGTTGATTTGATTGTCGCGATGAACAGTGTAATGCCTGCACCCGTGAATATCCAACGCTTGCCCCTCATTATGCCAATTTATGAAATTACTGACGAAACGAAAGAGAGCGTGTCCGTGCGTGGTGAAATTATACAGGGACAACTCGCTGTTGGACAGGCAGTAGATATTGTCGGTAAGGGGGACAGGATCAAAACACGGGTTGTCGGTATAAAGGAGCGTGAAGTATCTGTCGAATCTGAACCAGATTGGCTGTCTGTCGGACAAGTACTTTGTACACCGAAGACTGTCAAGTCACATGCTGAGTTTACTGCCCTTATCTATCTCTTGACGTTTGAAGAGAGCGGCACACATATCCCGCTTATTGAAAATGATAGACCCGATATCTACCTATGGGGTGTTGATATGCCAGCACACCTACACCTTCCACCCGAACTTGCCCTTGTTACATCCGGGACTTATGCCCATGTCACGCTTGTGCTTGACCTTCCGTTGGTAATGGAGATCGGCACTCGGTTTGAAGTAAAGAAGATGGGTGTACGGATCGGGTTTGGTGTTGTGACAAGCGTAACCTAA
- a CDS encoding nucleotidyltransferase family protein has translation MILTKEKIIDILSEKSEYLAEAYGVKRIGLFGSYAKGIYTEDSDIDIIVEFEIPLGFKFMEFADYLEDILGKSVDVLTIGGLQGIRIPHIAQAIRESIVYV, from the coding sequence GTGATTTTAACAAAAGAAAAAATCATAGACATCCTTTCCGAAAAATCCGAATACCTTGCCGAGGCGTATGGCGTTAAGAGGATTGGCTTATTCGGATCCTACGCTAAAGGGATATATACTGAAGATAGTGATATTGACATCATCGTCGAATTTGAAATACCGTTAGGTTTCAAATTCATGGAGTTCGCTGACTACCTTGAGGACATTCTTGGGAAATCGGTGGATGTGCTTACTATAGGCGGGCTTCAAGGGATTCGGATTCCACATATTGCTCAAGCAATTAGGGAAAGTATTGTTTATGTCTAA
- the rfaE2 gene encoding D-glycero-beta-D-manno-heptose 1-phosphate adenylyltransferase — protein MSSQKIHDRSQLESILQEAKTDGAVVVTTNGCFDVLHLGHLRYLQAARQLGDLLVVAVNSDTSVRQLKGENRPLVPEAERAEMLAGLECVSYVVIFPELTPIDLLSELKPDIHVKGGDYKLEELIEKDVVEANGGKVIVGLNVPGKSTTNLIEVICERYKDTDPEGAP, from the coding sequence ATGTCAAGCCAAAAGATCCACGATCGCAGTCAACTTGAATCTATTCTTCAAGAAGCGAAAACAGATGGGGCTGTCGTTGTTACGACTAACGGTTGTTTTGATGTTCTGCACTTAGGACATCTCCGGTACCTACAAGCAGCACGTCAACTCGGCGATCTACTCGTCGTGGCAGTTAATAGTGATACCTCGGTGCGGCAGCTCAAAGGTGAAAATCGGCCCCTGGTTCCTGAAGCGGAACGCGCAGAGATGCTCGCCGGATTGGAGTGCGTCAGTTACGTCGTTATCTTTCCAGAATTAACACCCATTGATTTGCTTTCCGAACTTAAGCCGGATATCCACGTTAAAGGCGGCGACTATAAACTGGAGGAACTCATAGAAAAAGATGTCGTTGAAGCAAACGGTGGTAAAGTGATCGTCGGCTTGAACGTTCCGGGCAAATCGACAACCAACCTCATCGAAGTGATATGTGAACGGTATAAAGATACTGATCCTGAAGGCGCACCGTAA
- a CDS encoding coproporphyrinogen-III oxidase family protein yields the protein MPETKPEPATAGIDSKQTTVGSVFVSNYPPYSTWSESDVPEVARMLGEQPRPDATLGLYLHIPFCRKRCKFCYFRVYTDKNSSEIDTYLNALAKEIELYSKQPAIAGRPLRFVYFGGGTPSYISVKHLTALVDSVKRAMPWDAAEEVAFECEPGTLTEKKVDAIKEIGVTRLSLGVENLNDEILAENGRAHLSKEVYRIVPWIKTLAFDQVNIDLISGMIGETWESWRETVSKTIELEPDSVTVYQLELPFNTVYSKDILGGDTLPVADWKLKREWHQYAFEQFARAGYAQSSAYTVVKKNKPCQFVYRDAVWQGSDMIGTGVASFSHLSGVHFQNAPSWGDYLRHLEEDRFPVYRALRPTEAERLTREMILQLKLGSIRPSYFKTKFNADILTLYAEPYDKLQNDGMLHVNAELDEIQLTQRGLLQVDSLLPAFYAPEYQNTRYT from the coding sequence ATGCCTGAAACAAAACCGGAACCCGCAACAGCAGGAATAGATTCAAAACAGACGACCGTCGGGAGTGTTTTCGTTTCAAACTACCCACCGTATTCCACTTGGAGCGAGTCAGATGTGCCAGAAGTGGCGCGAATGCTCGGTGAACAGCCCCGACCCGACGCAACGCTTGGGCTTTACCTCCATATTCCCTTCTGTCGTAAACGGTGCAAATTCTGCTATTTTCGAGTCTATACGGATAAAAACAGTTCGGAAATTGACACGTACTTGAACGCACTTGCGAAAGAGATCGAACTTTACAGCAAGCAACCCGCGATCGCCGGTAGACCCCTGAGATTCGTCTATTTCGGTGGGGGTACGCCTTCCTATATTAGCGTCAAACACCTCACTGCTCTCGTTGACAGCGTAAAACGGGCAATGCCGTGGGATGCTGCTGAAGAAGTGGCGTTTGAATGCGAACCCGGCACCTTGACAGAGAAGAAAGTAGATGCAATCAAAGAGATTGGTGTAACCCGATTGAGTCTCGGTGTTGAAAATCTGAACGATGAGATTCTTGCCGAAAACGGTAGAGCACATCTCTCCAAAGAGGTTTATCGCATTGTGCCGTGGATAAAAACATTAGCATTCGACCAAGTCAACATCGATCTCATCTCAGGTATGATAGGTGAAACGTGGGAAAGCTGGCGAGAAACCGTCAGCAAGACAATTGAGCTTGAACCAGATAGTGTCACTGTTTATCAGTTGGAGCTGCCGTTCAACACGGTCTATTCTAAAGATATCCTCGGTGGTGATACACTTCCCGTAGCAGATTGGAAACTCAAGCGCGAATGGCATCAATACGCCTTTGAACAATTTGCGCGAGCCGGTTATGCGCAATCCAGTGCGTATACAGTGGTTAAGAAGAATAAACCGTGCCAGTTTGTCTATCGCGATGCAGTGTGGCAAGGAAGTGATATGATAGGCACAGGGGTCGCCTCTTTTTCGCACCTCAGCGGCGTTCATTTTCAAAACGCCCCCTCATGGGGAGATTACCTCCGCCACCTTGAAGAAGACAGATTTCCTGTCTATCGCGCGCTGCGGCCAACGGAAGCGGAACGGTTGACGCGAGAGATGATCCTACAACTCAAACTCGGAAGCATCAGACCGTCTTACTTCAAGACAAAGTTCAATGCTGATATCCTCACGCTTTACGCTGAACCCTATGATAAACTGCAGAACGACGGCATGCTGCACGTCAACGCCGAGTTAGACGAGATTCAATTGACCCAACGCGGGCTGCTCCAAGTCGATAGCCTCCTTCCAGCATTCTATGCCCCGGAATACCAGAACACACGATACACCTAA